The proteins below are encoded in one region of Epinephelus lanceolatus isolate andai-2023 chromosome 7, ASM4190304v1, whole genome shotgun sequence:
- the ccdc85b gene encoding coiled-coil domain-containing protein 85B, with translation MGSEGEVINRELSKMSDEDLLACSKEELVSRLRKEESEKISALIQRGRLIKEVNKQLQGHLLEIRELKVINQRLQEENVELRDLCCFLDDDRLKVKKLAREWQLFGHHAAKVMREDLGGYLKKLADLERMQDGLVKENLDLKELCLVLEEECVSRSDSSPGGSTELNLPCMVARDLGDGSSSTGSVGSPDQLHLVCSPDD, from the coding sequence ATGGGGAGCGAAGGTGAGGTGATAAATAGGGAGCTGTCAAAGATGTCTGACGAGGATCTGCTGGCGTGCTCCAAAGAGGAGCTGGTGAGCCGGCTGCGTAAAGAGGAGTCGGAGAAAATCTCAGCTCTCATCCAGCGAGGACGGCTGATAAAAGAGGTGAACAAACAGCTGCAGGGACACCTCCTCGAAATCAGGGAACTGAAAGTCATCAATCAGCGCCTGCAGGAGGAGAACGTGGAGCTGCGGGACCTGTGCTGCTTCCTGGACGACGACCGGCTCAAAGTGAAGAAGCTGGCCAGGGAATGGCAGCTGTTCGGGCATCACGCGGCCAAAGTGATGCGGGAGGACCTGGGTGGTTACTTGAAAAAGCTCGCCGACCTGGAGCGCATGCAGGACGGGCTGGTGAAGGAGAACTTGGACCTGAAGGAGCTGTGCCTGGTCCTGGAGGAGGAGTGTGTCAGCAGGAGTGACTCCAGCCCCGGAGGGTCCACCGAGCTCAACCTGCCCTGCATGGTGGCTCGGGATCTGGGGGACGGGAGCTCAAGCACAGGCAGCGTGGGAAGCCCGGACCAGCTCCACCTGGTGTGCTCACCTGATGACTGA